The region GGATTGATTGTGAAGGCGAAGTTATTCGTCTTCCTATTGCCACAATAACGACCTTGTTGCTGGGGCCTGGAACTAGTGTAACTCACGAGGCTATTAAAGTTCTTGCTGCCGCAAATTGTAGTGTGTGCTGGGTTGGTGAAGACTCGTTACTGTTTTATGCAGTGGGCAATTCACCAACCGCAAATACTCGAAATTTACGACGACAGATGCAGATTTCGTGCGATCCTGAAAAATCGCTTGCGGTCGCAAGACGCATGTATGAGCGACGTTTCCCGGATGAAAATTTGAAAGGCAAGCCTTTAAAAGAAATGATGGGGATGGAAGGATATCGTGTTCGAGCGTTATATGAGAAAAAAGCAAACGAATATGGAGTAGGGTGGCGAGGTCGTTCTTTTACACCTGGAAAGATGGAATTGAGCGATGTCACTAATCAGGTGTTGACCGCTTCAAATGCGGCCTTGTATG is a window of Fibrobacter sp. UWB4 DNA encoding:
- the cas1e gene encoding type I-E CRISPR-associated endonuclease Cas1e, translated to MADGQVKEKSNRLIIKVTHDTLPQIKDRYPFLYLERGRLEIDDSSVKWIDCEGEVIRLPIATITTLLLGPGTSVTHEAIKVLAAANCSVCWVGEDSLLFYAVGNSPTANTRNLRRQMQISCDPEKSLAVARRMYERRFPDENLKGKPLKEMMGMEGYRVRALYEKKANEYGVGWRGRSFTPGKMELSDVTNQVLTASNAALYGILCSCIYSMGYSPHIGFIHSGSPLPFVYDMADLYKEELCIDLAFKMTLDLAGEYNKHRVSAEFRKRVLDYKLLERIGPDIEEMLGK